The Papaver somniferum cultivar HN1 chromosome 3, ASM357369v1, whole genome shotgun sequence genome includes a region encoding these proteins:
- the LOC113357864 gene encoding chromatin assembly factor 1 subunit p90-like — protein MEQLATLGEGVELLTNEIETDSIATQQIIGRLQHMAVSLKNLEEREAEKEKEAEKEKEKKKEAEEKAEEQIIDRLQHMAVSLKNLEEREKEREKEKEAEKEKEKEKKKEAEEKAKEDVEKGLRQRIKNVNEDLEKIDESEIQLRKDTNTSLDDIRLRNMMFESFVSLLFGLIAGLDPQRWWTLFSMIITMALRSIWVIQKVGFELLRFRKKFTELYKKQNRLYESGEELIMNWKLSKGKDKIGAELKEDYSKLHKSVTMDKIRVEPMGWTYLGNYVFFSLFSIAVPVLLYFVLMAISAKYATSPTHPPSIHCSCP, from the exons ATGGAACAGTTGGCAACACTAGGTGAAGGTGTTGAACTCCTTACAAATGAGATTGAG ACCGACTCCATAGCCACACAACAAATAATTGGTAGACTTCAGCATATGGCAGTTTCTCTCAAAAACTT GGAGGAGAGAGAGgctgagaaagagaaagaggctgagaaagagaaagagaaaaagaaagaggctGAGGAAAAGGCTGAGGAACAAATAATTGATAGACTTCAGCATATGGCAGTTTCTCTCAAAAACTT ggaggagagagagaaagagagagagaaagagaaagaggctgagaaagagaaagagaaagagaaaaagaaagaggctGAGGAAAAGGCTAAGGAAG ATGTTGAGAAAGGGTTAAGGCAACGCATTAAGAATGTTAATGAGGATCTGGAAAAAATTGATGAATCAGAAATTCAGTTAAGGAAAGACACAAACACGTCTTTGGATGATATCCGATTGAGGAATATGATGTTTGAAAGCTTCGTGTCTCTCTTGTTTGGTTTAATAGCTGGTCTCGATCCACAAAGATGGTGGACTTTATTTTCCATGATAATTACTATGGCCCTTCGCTCCATCTGGGTTATACAAAAGGTTGGTTTCGAGTTATTGCGTTTTCGAAAGAAATTCACAGAGCTTTACAAGAAACAGAATAGATTGTATGAAAGTGGAGAAGAGTTGATTATGAATTGGAAACTGTCTAAAGGTAAAGATAAAATTGGAGCTGAATTAAAAGAAGATTATTCAAAACTTCACAAATCAGTCACTATGGATAAAATACGTGTTGAACCTATGGGATGGACGTATTTGGGGAATTATGTCTTTTTCTCGTTGTTCTCTATTGCAGTACCAGTTTTGTTATACTTTGTTCTGATGGCGATATCTGCGAAATATGCAACTTCTCCTACGCATCCCCCTTCTATTCATTGCAGCTGTCCGTAG